A single Candidatus Woesearchaeota archaeon DNA region contains:
- a CDS encoding peptidylprolyl isomerase: MDKIQEKDFIEIEYTGRLKGEGFVFDTTDSKEAKKAGIFNEKIDYAPAIICVGESQLIGMLDKKLIGKEVSKEYKIELVSEEAFGNKDSKLLKLIPVSVFKKQKINPAPGMRVNIDNAYGIIRTVTGGRIFVDFNHPLAGREVIYSIKINRKVEHDEEKVKALMKLELGIKPEHISLKNGEISVDSKIEIPDEFADMLKQRFSEMIPSVKSIKFAFKNKETSKANLGNKNV, translated from the coding sequence ATGGATAAAATACAAGAAAAAGATTTTATTGAAATTGAATATACTGGAAGGTTAAAAGGAGAAGGCTTTGTATTTGATACCACTGATTCGAAAGAAGCAAAAAAAGCAGGAATATTTAACGAAAAAATAGATTATGCGCCAGCAATTATCTGTGTAGGTGAATCCCAACTTATTGGTATGTTGGATAAGAAGCTAATAGGAAAAGAAGTAAGTAAGGAATATAAAATTGAGCTTGTTTCTGAAGAAGCTTTCGGAAATAAAGATTCAAAATTGCTTAAACTTATACCGGTCTCAGTATTTAAAAAACAAAAAATTAACCCTGCTCCAGGTATGCGGGTTAACATTGATAATGCATATGGGATTATAAGAACTGTGACAGGGGGTAGAATTTTTGTAGATTTTAACCATCCATTGGCCGGAAGAGAAGTCATTTACTCTATCAAAATTAATAGAAAAGTTGAGCATGATGAAGAAAAAGTTAAAGCATTAATGAAACTTGAGCTTGGAATTAAACCAGAGCACATAAGTTTAAAAAATGGTGAAATATCCGTTGATTCCAAAATTGAAATACCTGATGAATTCGCAGATATGCTTAAGCAAAGGTTCAGTGAAATGATCCCTTCTGTGAAAAGCATAAAATTTGCGTTTAAAAATAAAGAGACTTCAAAAGCGAATTTAGGCAATAAAAACGTTTAA
- the hisS gene encoding histidine--tRNA ligase, with protein sequence MNLETARGVKDIEPRDKIIRNYVVRNLTEVFEKYGYSPFETPIIERYDVLSAKGGAGKESDVMKETFKLTDQGKRRLGLRFELTLSFCRYIGMNPNLKMPFKRYEVGPVFRDGPIKLGRYRQFWQCDVDIVGTRSVVADAELIFLALDCFRRLNLEAYLEVNNRKLLKAIIDYAGIQESKANSVIISIDKLAKIGKSGVKIELIEKELSEKEIKKLFTAFDIEGSNKQKINELRKILLSDLGKKALDETEELFSYIENKDVIFNIALARGLGYYTGSIFEGFLKKSQITGSICGGGRYDNMIGDLLSTEKEYPATGISFGLDVITDALKCDNKQEQESLVKVYVIPIKTLKESLGIAQELRKNNLNTDIDLIGKGISKNLDYANALKIPYVLFVGPKELEINKVKLRDMKTGKEELLSVKQVIKQLL encoded by the coding sequence ATGAACCTTGAAACAGCGAGAGGAGTAAAGGATATTGAACCCAGAGATAAAATCATTCGGAATTATGTAGTTAGGAACTTAACAGAGGTTTTTGAGAAATATGGTTATTCACCATTTGAAACTCCCATTATTGAAAGATACGACGTACTTTCCGCAAAAGGCGGGGCAGGAAAAGAATCTGATGTTATGAAAGAAACTTTCAAATTAACTGATCAAGGTAAAAGAAGATTAGGTTTAAGATTTGAACTTACACTCTCTTTTTGCAGATACATTGGGATGAATCCTAACTTGAAAATGCCTTTCAAAAGATATGAGGTTGGGCCGGTATTTAGGGATGGGCCAATAAAATTAGGCAGATATAGACAATTTTGGCAATGTGACGTTGATATTGTTGGGACTAGAAGTGTTGTTGCTGATGCAGAATTAATTTTTCTTGCATTAGACTGTTTTAGAAGGTTAAATTTAGAGGCTTATTTAGAAGTTAATAATCGAAAATTATTGAAAGCAATAATTGATTATGCCGGGATTCAAGAATCAAAAGCAAATTCCGTAATTATTTCTATCGATAAGTTAGCTAAAATTGGCAAATCCGGCGTAAAAATCGAGTTAATTGAAAAAGAATTAAGCGAAAAAGAAATTAAAAAGTTATTTACTGCATTTGATATTGAAGGTTCAAATAAACAAAAAATAAATGAACTAAGAAAAATTTTATTGTCCGATTTGGGAAAGAAAGCATTGGACGAAACAGAAGAATTGTTTTCTTATATTGAGAATAAAGATGTAATTTTTAATATTGCACTTGCTCGCGGTTTAGGGTATTATACTGGGTCTATATTTGAGGGGTTTTTAAAAAAAAGTCAGATAACCGGTTCTATTTGCGGAGGGGGAAGATACGATAACATGATTGGGGACCTTCTTTCAACAGAAAAAGAATATCCTGCCACCGGAATTAGTTTTGGGCTTGATGTGATTACTGATGCGTTGAAATGCGATAACAAGCAAGAACAGGAAAGTTTAGTTAAAGTTTATGTTATTCCAATAAAAACATTAAAAGAATCTTTAGGGATTGCGCAAGAATTAAGAAAGAATAATCTTAATACTGATATTGACTTAATTGGGAAAGGAATCAGTAAAAATTTAGATTACGCCAATGCATTAAAAATTCCGTACGTATTATTTGTTGGACCGAAAGAATTAGAGATAAATAAAGTGAAATTAAGAGATATGAAAACAGGTAAAGAAGAATTATTATCAGTTAAGCAGGTAATTAAACAACTTTTGTAA
- a CDS encoding transcription elongation factor Spt5 produces the protein MEEQQNTIIFGLRTTANREDQVMDFIHSNVLKKKLEVYSIIKPHGMRGYIFLEAKTKLDAEQATFGIPYARGILRKPVEYKEIEHMLEQVKLEVNIRKNDIVELISGPFKREKAKVTRVDKTKEEVVVQLLESAVPIPVTVKLDTVKVIRRDSDDKEDGE, from the coding sequence ATGGAAGAACAACAAAATACAATAATTTTTGGATTAAGAACAACTGCAAATAGAGAAGATCAAGTTATGGATTTCATACACTCTAATGTTTTAAAGAAGAAATTAGAGGTTTATTCAATTATAAAACCGCATGGAATGCGCGGTTATATATTTTTAGAAGCAAAAACTAAATTAGATGCAGAACAAGCTACTTTTGGCATCCCTTATGCGCGGGGAATATTAAGAAAACCTGTTGAATATAAAGAAATTGAACATATGCTTGAACAAGTCAAACTAGAGGTTAATATCCGTAAGAATGATATTGTTGAACTTATTTCAGGTCCATTCAAGCGTGAAAAAGCAAAAGTTACAAGAGTTGACAAAACCAAAGAAGAAGTTGTTGTGCAACTTTTAGAATCAGCTGTCCCAATTCCAGTAACAGTTAAACTTGACACTGTTAAAGTTATTAGAAGAGATTCTGATGATAAAGAAGATGGGGAATAA
- a CDS encoding cytidylate kinase family protein, whose protein sequence is MIITISGKAGSGKSTIAKLVAKKLNFKHYSMGDLQRKYAKDRSLTIEELGRLEAEDDTIDREVDASQLKLANEQDNFVIDSWLGFYFIPSSIKIFLTCDNKISAQRIFEDIKSKKRDLSERPVKTAKEAQQILEERMEVNMERWKKYYCVDFMDSKKYDLVIDTSKLNIQGVLDKVLKFIKNRV, encoded by the coding sequence ATGATAATCACGATTTCAGGTAAGGCTGGTTCAGGCAAATCCACTATTGCAAAACTTGTCGCCAAGAAACTTAATTTTAAACATTATTCAATGGGGGACTTGCAACGCAAGTACGCAAAAGACAGGAGTCTTACTATTGAAGAGTTGGGAAGGTTAGAAGCCGAAGATGATACTATTGATAGAGAGGTTGACGCATCTCAATTAAAGTTAGCTAATGAACAGGATAATTTTGTTATTGATTCATGGTTAGGTTTTTATTTTATCCCCAGTTCAATTAAAATTTTTCTGACTTGCGACAATAAAATTTCAGCGCAAAGGATATTTGAAGACATTAAATCTAAAAAAAGAGATTTATCTGAAAGGCCCGTAAAAACTGCTAAAGAAGCGCAACAAATTCTTGAAGAGAGGATGGAAGTCAACATGGAAAGATGGAAAAAGTATTATTGTGTTGATTTTATGGATTCTAAAAAATATGATTTAGTGATAGACACCTCTAAACTTAACATACAAGGTGTATTGGATAAAGTTTTAAAATTCATAAAAAATCGTGTTTAG
- the ftsZ gene encoding cell division protein FtsZ encodes MYNHQNGVVRQSQTQKSDVDAELEALLSQQRASIKVIGAGGGGNNTISRISEVGIKGIETIAINTDAQDLLYTTAGKKILIGKDTTRGLGAGSIPKVGEEAARESEQEIKQSLQGSDMVFITCGLGGGTGTGSAPVVAELAKKIGALTVAIVTMPFSVEGQRRYQNAVYGLEKLEQIVDTLIVIPNDKLLELAPDLPLSTAFKVADEVLTNAVKGIAEMVTKAGLVNLDFADIRAVMSNGGVALIGVGESDSENRAIEAVHKAIENPLLDVDISGANGALINVAGGPDMTLEEARKVVEAVSEKLDVDARVIWGAQIYDDMEKTIRAMLIVTGVNSAQIFGPSKMTVDKKKKDIENHLGIEFVD; translated from the coding sequence ATGTATAATCATCAAAATGGGGTTGTTAGACAATCTCAGACTCAAAAATCTGACGTTGATGCGGAACTTGAAGCATTATTATCTCAGCAAAGGGCTAGTATCAAAGTTATTGGTGCAGGCGGCGGTGGTAATAATACTATTAGCCGGATTAGCGAGGTTGGTATCAAAGGAATTGAAACTATTGCAATCAATACTGATGCTCAAGATTTATTATATACGACTGCCGGTAAGAAAATCCTTATCGGCAAGGACACAACGCGGGGTTTAGGGGCAGGTTCAATCCCTAAAGTGGGGGAAGAAGCTGCGCGTGAATCTGAACAAGAGATCAAACAATCATTACAGGGCTCAGACATGGTTTTTATCACGTGCGGGTTAGGGGGAGGAACCGGGACAGGTTCAGCTCCGGTAGTGGCTGAGTTAGCGAAAAAAATTGGCGCTTTAACTGTAGCAATTGTTACAATGCCTTTTAGTGTTGAAGGCCAAAGAAGGTATCAAAATGCAGTTTACGGTCTTGAAAAGCTTGAACAGATTGTTGACACGTTAATAGTTATTCCAAATGATAAACTTTTAGAACTGGCACCCGATTTGCCGTTAAGCACGGCATTTAAAGTTGCTGATGAAGTTTTAACAAATGCTGTTAAAGGTATTGCTGAAATGGTAACTAAAGCAGGTTTAGTAAATTTAGACTTTGCAGATATCAGGGCGGTAATGAGTAACGGCGGGGTGGCGCTTATTGGCGTTGGTGAATCAGATTCCGAAAACAGAGCAATTGAAGCAGTGCATAAAGCAATTGAAAACCCTTTGCTTGACGTGGATATTTCGGGCGCGAATGGGGCTTTGATTAATGTCGCAGGAGGGCCCGATATGACGCTCGAAGAAGCGCGTAAAGTTGTTGAAGCGGTTTCAGAAAAACTTGATGTAGATGCAAGAGTTATTTGGGGAGCCCAAATTTATGATGATATGGAAAAAACAATTAGAGCGATGCTAATTGTTACAGGGGTAAACTCTGCCCAGATTTTTGGTCCTTCAAAAATGACTGTTGACAAAAAAAAGAAAGATATTGAAAATCATTTAGGGATAGAATTTGTAGATTAA
- a CDS encoding TIM barrel protein, protein MDKIRFGTAGIPLNMPNRNTIDAPNYIRELGLDAMELEFVHSINLTNEKAKELKKAAEDNDLKLSCHAPYFVNLCSNEPSKIAASKQRILKSAEIANIAGAESVTFHAGYYQGKDTEKVYEKIKKEIQEIVLSLRKKGNTIKISPETTGKGSQFGSIKELVKIAQEIKGVSLCVDFAHLYARSIGKFNGEKDFGSTIDYIKNELGKSYIEDMHVHFSGMNYGPKGERNHLVLEDENNKFDYKGLIKAFQKYKVKGIIVSESPNIEKDALLMQKLFMQ, encoded by the coding sequence ATGGACAAAATAAGATTCGGAACTGCGGGCATACCCTTGAATATGCCTAATCGCAACACTATAGATGCTCCTAATTACATACGTGAACTCGGTCTTGATGCTATGGAACTTGAATTTGTGCATTCTATAAATTTAACAAACGAAAAAGCTAAAGAATTAAAAAAAGCTGCAGAGGATAATGACCTAAAATTATCATGTCACGCACCATACTTTGTAAACCTTTGTTCAAATGAACCTTCAAAAATTGCAGCAAGCAAGCAAAGGATATTGAAAAGCGCAGAAATTGCTAACATTGCTGGCGCAGAATCAGTTACATTTCATGCAGGATATTATCAGGGAAAAGACACTGAAAAAGTTTATGAAAAAATCAAAAAAGAAATTCAAGAGATAGTTTTAAGCTTAAGAAAAAAAGGCAATACAATTAAAATTAGTCCTGAAACAACTGGTAAAGGCAGTCAGTTTGGTTCAATAAAAGAGCTTGTAAAAATTGCCCAAGAAATTAAAGGTGTTTCTTTATGTGTAGACTTTGCTCACTTATACGCTAGAAGTATTGGAAAGTTTAACGGCGAAAAAGATTTTGGTTCAACTATTGATTATATCAAAAACGAATTAGGGAAAAGTTATATTGAAGATATGCACGTACATTTTTCAGGTATGAACTATGGCCCTAAAGGCGAAAGAAACCATTTAGTTTTAGAAGATGAAAATAACAAATTCGATTATAAAGGTTTAATTAAAGCATTTCAAAAGTACAAAGTTAAAGGCATTATTGTTTCTGAAAGCCCAAATATTGAAAAAGATGCGTTATTGATGCAAAAATTATTTATGCAATGA
- the metG gene encoding methionine--tRNA ligase has translation MAKKTYYITTAIDYPNGKPHIGHAFEKIIADVCARWKRVNSYDVFFLTGTDENGQKLQEAAETAGLEPQAFVDQMAEKFKEFAKELEISNDFFIRTTAPYHKKKATEIFNKVLEKGDIYKGLYQGWHCVPCETYYTEKNLENSNCPKCGRPVKVIEEEAYFFKLSKYSNQLLKHIKKNKKFIFPEFRRNEILHRLENDELKDLCVSRSTIKWGIPLPNDPDHVIYVWFDALINYISGLGNKEAQFWPANVHVIGKDITWFHTVIWPCMLFAADIELPNQVYVHGFINDKNGEKMSKSKGNVVEPLEIINKYSADVLKYYFLRSTPAGQDGNFSEEDLVERYNTELANELGNLVTRSAVLVEKYFNGKVPKARPDKIFNTKKLLKELNANMEHFDFNIALENIWRTIKQINKYINEKEPWKEEDKKKLSKVVYTVVDSIRLINILLQAFMPRTSAKICKQYNFNQETIEHFVWGLLEPNTEITKGEILFPKTELDSKPVFPLNLKVGEITGAEEHPGADKLLILKVNIGNEIQLIAGIKEWYKPAELIGKKIIVVSNLKSAKLRGKQSEGMLLAAEKEGKVVLLNCDVPSGSSIEVEGFNNETKQIEFSDFLKVILEVKDKKVYYSGKQLKSKKSEVIAEIGDGAKIR, from the coding sequence ATGGCTAAAAAGACTTATTACATAACCACTGCGATTGATTACCCTAATGGAAAACCGCACATTGGACACGCATTTGAAAAAATAATTGCAGATGTTTGCGCAAGATGGAAAAGAGTTAATAGTTATGATGTATTCTTTTTAACTGGCACAGACGAAAATGGCCAAAAGTTACAGGAAGCAGCTGAAACCGCCGGTCTTGAACCTCAAGCATTTGTTGACCAAATGGCTGAAAAGTTTAAAGAATTTGCAAAAGAATTAGAGATTTCAAACGATTTTTTTATAAGAACAACTGCGCCATATCACAAGAAAAAAGCAACTGAAATATTTAATAAAGTGCTGGAGAAAGGAGATATCTATAAAGGACTTTACCAGGGATGGCATTGCGTGCCATGTGAAACTTACTACACTGAAAAAAATTTAGAAAATAGTAATTGTCCAAAATGCGGAAGACCTGTAAAAGTTATTGAAGAAGAAGCTTACTTTTTCAAGCTAAGTAAATATAGCAATCAACTTTTAAAGCATATTAAAAAAAATAAAAAATTTATTTTCCCTGAATTTAGAAGAAACGAAATCCTGCACAGGCTTGAGAATGATGAATTAAAAGATTTATGCGTATCACGATCAACAATTAAATGGGGGATTCCTCTCCCAAATGATCCGGACCATGTAATTTACGTTTGGTTTGATGCCTTAATTAATTATATTTCCGGTTTAGGAAATAAAGAAGCGCAATTTTGGCCGGCAAATGTTCATGTAATCGGCAAGGATATTACTTGGTTCCATACGGTTATATGGCCTTGCATGTTATTTGCTGCAGATATTGAACTCCCAAATCAAGTATATGTGCATGGCTTTATTAATGATAAGAATGGAGAAAAAATGTCTAAATCTAAAGGCAATGTGGTTGAACCTTTAGAAATTATAAATAAATATAGCGCAGATGTATTGAAATATTATTTTTTAAGATCAACACCTGCGGGACAGGACGGAAACTTTTCTGAAGAAGATTTAGTTGAACGTTATAATACAGAACTTGCAAATGAACTAGGAAATTTAGTTACACGCAGCGCCGTGCTTGTTGAAAAATATTTTAATGGAAAAGTTCCAAAAGCCAGGCCGGATAAAATATTTAACACTAAAAAATTATTAAAAGAACTTAACGCAAATATGGAACATTTTGATTTCAATATTGCTCTTGAAAATATTTGGCGTACAATCAAGCAGATTAATAAATATATCAATGAAAAAGAGCCATGGAAAGAAGAAGATAAAAAGAAACTTTCCAAGGTGGTTTATACTGTAGTAGATTCGATTCGGCTAATTAACATCTTATTACAAGCATTTATGCCCCGTACTTCTGCAAAAATATGCAAGCAATACAACTTTAATCAAGAAACCATTGAACATTTTGTCTGGGGATTGCTTGAACCTAACACCGAAATTACAAAAGGTGAAATCTTGTTCCCTAAAACAGAACTTGATTCGAAACCTGTATTCCCATTAAACTTGAAAGTCGGCGAAATAACAGGAGCCGAAGAACATCCAGGGGCTGATAAACTATTAATTCTAAAAGTTAATATTGGAAACGAAATTCAGCTAATAGCTGGAATCAAAGAATGGTATAAACCGGCAGAACTAATCGGAAAAAAGATTATTGTTGTTTCTAACTTAAAATCTGCAAAATTGCGCGGTAAACAGTCAGAAGGCATGTTGCTTGCCGCTGAAAAAGAAGGAAAGGTTGTATTACTGAACTGTGATGTTCCATCTGGTTCAAGCATAGAAGTTGAAGGATTTAACAATGAAACCAAACAAATTGAGTTTAGCGATTTCTTAAAAGTAATTTTAGAGGTTAAAGATAAAAAAGTTTATTATTCAGGTAAACAGTTAAAATCAAAAAAATCTGAAGTTATTGCTGAAATAGGCGATGGCGCTAAAATTAGGTAA
- a CDS encoding 30S ribosomal protein S6e, whose protein sequence is MAEFKLVISGKEGKTLQKEIKESEADVFIGLKIGDRVEGANLGFEGYEFEIRGGSDYCGFPMRKGLSGTLRKSLLMGKGVGCLGKERKLRKKTLQRNRGGFRRKKTVCSEVIHEKISQINLKILKTGKSSIFEVPATEEAPASE, encoded by the coding sequence ATGGCTGAATTTAAACTTGTAATCTCTGGAAAAGAAGGCAAAACATTACAGAAAGAAATAAAAGAATCTGAAGCAGATGTATTCATTGGCTTAAAAATAGGTGACAGGGTAGAAGGCGCAAATTTAGGCTTTGAAGGATATGAATTTGAGATCAGGGGCGGTTCTGACTATTGCGGTTTTCCAATGAGAAAAGGTTTATCCGGTACACTAAGAAAATCTCTTTTAATGGGTAAAGGTGTTGGTTGTTTAGGCAAAGAAAGAAAGCTTAGAAAAAAAACATTACAAAGAAATCGCGGAGGATTTAGACGAAAAAAAACAGTATGTTCTGAGGTTATCCACGAAAAGATTTCTCAAATTAACCTAAAAATTCTTAAAACAGGTAAATCTTCTATTTTTGAAGTTCCTGCAACTGAAGAAGCTCCTGCATCTGAATAA
- a CDS encoding 50S ribosomal protein L11, translated as MAKQSVDVLIEGGKATAAPPLGPALGPLGVNIGQVVAEINKKTESFKGMQVPVKVTIDSETREFIISVGTPPASALIKKEAGVDKGAGNPLIDKVADLKIEQIIKIAKMKEDKLLGKGLKERVKEIIGTCDSMGILVEGKQARETIADVNTGTFDEKILSGKTELTVEELKVLEEEKKRLKTEMEAKHAEFETTAKSIIKSMEKKPRNTIKAKLLEMKVPMSIIEELLPVEAAAPVAGAATAVKK; from the coding sequence ATGGCAAAACAATCAGTTGATGTATTAATCGAGGGCGGTAAAGCTACAGCTGCGCCACCATTAGGTCCTGCATTAGGCCCATTAGGCGTAAATATAGGCCAAGTTGTAGCTGAGATTAATAAAAAAACTGAAAGTTTTAAAGGTATGCAGGTTCCTGTAAAAGTAACTATTGATTCTGAAACAAGAGAATTTATCATTAGTGTAGGCACCCCGCCAGCATCAGCTTTAATTAAGAAAGAAGCAGGTGTTGACAAAGGCGCAGGCAATCCTCTAATTGATAAGGTTGCTGATTTAAAAATTGAACAAATTATAAAAATAGCTAAAATGAAAGAAGACAAGCTTTTGGGTAAAGGCTTAAAAGAGAGAGTAAAAGAAATTATTGGAACTTGCGACTCTATGGGAATTCTTGTTGAAGGCAAACAAGCTCGTGAAACAATTGCAGATGTTAATACTGGTACATTTGACGAAAAAATTCTTTCAGGTAAAACTGAATTAACAGTTGAAGAGTTAAAGGTTCTTGAAGAGGAGAAAAAGAGATTAAAAACTGAAATGGAAGCAAAACATGCTGAATTTGAAACAACTGCAAAAAGTATAATTAAGTCTATGGAGAAAAAGCCTAGAAATACAATTAAAGCAAAATTGCTCGAGATGAAAGTTCCAATGAGCATCATTGAAGAGTTATTGCCTGTGGAAGCAGCAGCGCCTGTAGCAGGAGCAGCAACTGCGGTTAAGAAATAA
- the mnmH gene encoding tRNA 2-selenouridine(34) synthase MnmH, whose product MVNLLKVEEALELKNNVLIDTRTPKEYNESHIPGAINAPILSNDERHIIGLLYRKNGSEAAIEKGKEIFIPRIGEYLKFFKQHKDKNLIVYCSRGGMRSKVITEILEKGNYKAIQLENGYKAYRNYILNKLNNYHVKPRLIVIHGLTGTRKTKIIQKINMPKIDLEGIAQHRSSLFGGIGLIPRNQKMFENLLFHEFKKLENTKYIIIEGESRKVGNSIIPEKIYQAMKGGLHVKIECSMNMRINHIVEEYLNTPEKIEQVKQVIPKLKQSLTKKIVDELMQQMENRQYNQVTETILIRYYDPKYSFSLDEIKYDLVIKNDDINQTIIELIKFIS is encoded by the coding sequence ATGGTTAATTTATTAAAAGTTGAAGAAGCATTAGAATTAAAAAATAATGTTTTAATAGATACAAGAACACCTAAAGAATACAACGAATCACATATTCCTGGCGCAATAAATGCGCCAATCTTGAGTAATGATGAAAGACATATTATTGGACTGCTATACCGAAAAAATGGTTCTGAAGCCGCTATTGAAAAAGGAAAAGAAATATTTATACCCAGAATTGGCGAATATTTGAAATTTTTTAAACAGCACAAAGATAAAAACTTAATTGTATACTGTTCAAGAGGAGGTATGCGTTCTAAAGTAATAACGGAAATTCTTGAAAAAGGAAATTATAAAGCAATACAGCTTGAAAACGGGTATAAAGCATACAGAAATTATATTTTAAATAAATTGAATAATTATCATGTTAAACCCCGGCTGATTGTAATACATGGTTTAACAGGAACACGAAAAACAAAAATAATTCAAAAAATAAATATGCCTAAAATAGATTTAGAGGGGATTGCGCAGCACAGAAGTTCTTTATTCGGAGGAATTGGTTTAATCCCCAGAAATCAAAAAATGTTTGAAAATCTCTTATTTCATGAATTCAAAAAATTAGAAAATACAAAATATATAATCATTGAAGGTGAAAGCCGCAAAGTTGGCAACTCGATTATACCAGAAAAAATATATCAAGCAATGAAAGGGGGGTTGCATGTAAAAATTGAATGTTCGATGAATATGAGAATAAACCATATTGTTGAAGAATATCTAAATACTCCTGAAAAAATTGAACAAGTTAAGCAGGTTATACCAAAACTTAAACAATCCTTAACTAAAAAAATTGTTGATGAGCTGATGCAACAAATGGAAAATCGGCAGTATAATCAAGTAACAGAAACAATACTGATAAGATATTATGATCCAAAATATTCTTTTTCATTAGATGAAATCAAATACGATTTAGTTATAAAAAATGATGATATTAATCAAACCATAATAGAATTAATTAAATTTATTTCTTAA
- a CDS encoding protein translocase SEC61 complex subunit gamma gives MQQEDSANSLKFKVKRFLVECKRVLVITKKPDYSEFQGIVKVSGLGILLIGFIGFLVNLISNFIMGW, from the coding sequence ATGCAACAAGAAGATTCAGCAAATTCATTGAAATTCAAGGTAAAAAGATTTTTAGTTGAATGTAAAAGAGTTTTAGTGATTACAAAAAAACCAGACTATTCCGAATTCCAGGGAATTGTCAAAGTTTCAGGTTTAGGCATTTTATTAATAGGGTTTATTGGCTTTTTGGTTAATTTGATTTCAAATTTCATAATGGGATGGTAA
- a CDS encoding translation initiation factor IF-2 subunit gamma — protein sequence MARPKKNPEIVQPELNIGLVGHVDHGKTTLTEALSGKWTDTHSEELKRGITIRLGYADATIRKCEVCGKHVLEKKHCNKLALAVRKISFVDAPGHESLMATMLSGATIMDGALLLVAANEECPQPQTREHLMALSISGLNKVVVVQNKIDIVTEEQAIKNYEQIQAFLKGTAYEKAPIVPISAQRRVNIEILLDIMIDTFKVPKRDSTKIPLMYVARSFDINKPGSNPLDMVGGIIGGALAQGEFKVKDEIEIRPGKTYNEQGVAKYKSIKTKIFALKTGGVDVKKLGPGGSIGILTSLDPAIVKSDALTGSVVGHVDKLPPVWSELKIETHLMERVVGSKEDLVVEGIKIGESLMLNVNAAATVGVVTKLKKDYFECKLKLAVCADNGARVTISRRVGNRFRLIGYGVIV from the coding sequence ATGGCAAGACCAAAAAAAAACCCTGAAATTGTACAGCCCGAATTAAATATTGGCTTAGTCGGGCACGTTGATCATGGTAAAACTACTTTAACTGAAGCCCTTTCAGGTAAATGGACAGATACTCATTCTGAAGAATTAAAAAGAGGAATCACCATTAGGCTCGGTTATGCTGATGCTACAATAAGAAAATGTGAAGTTTGCGGCAAACATGTTCTTGAAAAAAAACATTGTAACAAATTAGCTTTAGCAGTAAGAAAAATTAGTTTTGTAGATGCCCCTGGCCACGAGAGTTTAATGGCTACTATGTTATCTGGCGCAACTATTATGGACGGCGCATTATTGCTTGTTGCAGCTAATGAAGAATGTCCTCAACCGCAGACGAGGGAACATTTAATGGCCCTTTCGATTTCCGGTCTAAATAAAGTGGTTGTTGTGCAAAACAAGATTGATATCGTAACAGAGGAACAGGCTATTAAAAATTATGAACAGATTCAAGCTTTCTTGAAAGGCACGGCTTATGAAAAAGCGCCAATTGTGCCAATTTCTGCGCAACGTCGTGTTAATATTGAAATATTGCTTGACATAATGATAGATACATTTAAAGTGCCAAAAAGAGATTCTACAAAAATACCTTTAATGTATGTTGCAAGGTCTTTTGATATAAATAAACCGGGTTCTAATCCGCTCGATATGGTTGGGGGCATTATCGGGGGAGCACTTGCGCAGGGGGAGTTTAAAGTAAAAGATGAAATTGAAATTCGGCCTGGAAAGACTTATAATGAGCAGGGGGTTGCAAAGTATAAATCCATTAAAACTAAAATATTCGCGTTGAAAACTGGCGGTGTTGACGTAAAAAAGTTAGGTCCGGGAGGTTCAATTGGAATTTTAACCTCTCTTGATCCTGCAATTGTTAAATCTGATGCACTTACAGGCAGTGTAGTTGGTCATGTTGATAAATTGCCGCCTGTATGGTCTGAATTAAAAATTGAGACACATTTAATGGAACGGGTTGTAGGCTCTAAAGAGGATCTTGTAGTTGAAGGCATTAAAATTGGGGAATCATTAATGCTCAATGTGAATGCAGCCGCGACTGTTGGGGTTGTTACAAAACTAAAAAAAGATTATTTTGAATGTAAACTTAAGCTTGCAGTGTGCGCAGATAATGGGGCAAGAGTCACAATTTCCCGAAGAGTCGGTAATAGGTTTAGGTTAATTGGTTATGGGGTTATTGTTTAA